A single genomic interval of Chryseobacterium paludis harbors:
- a CDS encoding TonB-dependent receptor gives MLRRRFFLTTAACFLLGGFAIAQTSVHGVVVDNQGNLPNALIYLENKAEKITSNTDGSFTLSNIPDGSYRLVVEYTGYENAYLDFTIADKKPIDFGPIKIGEKKIKENSIQEVVVASVYKASQARAITMKRNSNTITEVLSADAIGKLPDRNAADAVQRMQGVSIERDMGEGRFVAVRGTPVQWTASTLNGNRMPSASGDNANRGVQMDIFPSELIQNVRLSKALTPDLDGDAIGGNVDFITKTSPNKETLAISTSTGYVNMSKSPTFNSSIVYGNKITDKLKFISSAVIWERSGAIDQMRNIFNYGLTDPVSSYSINQLQLRDYVANRRTLGFNYAMDYDINSKNKLYFKGLYSQYKDGQSVRETYFNFDNKNVTLQARHADYLTDLYSMQFGGNHQVGQRLEIDWSLSKARSAFKFNSPKQLEEHERGYPIVNFVQPMTYGNLASDGRKYFAMDAPNGVGDPNGYTLPYNQNPISGNQLKLNQVILSQNRNSETDLRGQVDLKYNVAENFKLQFGTKFDNKEKVVDAAVLVWMPKSALGVPGAPVSYMNQFEQIAFPFNGGFMNPIGNPYNSVIINQITNGQIDQFYNSDTQNNLGLSQVSGKNSNSNVTSSYRGQENVWAAYLMGTWKINENLQFLGGVRNEYNNISFFGKKVISDNKGSKVEDIKDGKKYNVFLPMVNMKWNLTKNQIVRAAYTRSFARPDFNDLNPGTIVNDLANTVTQGNTQLNPTFSNNFDLMFENYFGKLDLITAGAFYKDITDLIYKDQSIVSVNGLPYTFTTPKNLEGAKLYGFEVGISKRLENLPGFLKNIGFEGNYTYIASEMKMPVYENGKQTGTMKTTIPNQAKHIFNTILFYETSKFMLRLAGNYKGDYVSEIRTAAGPDHYQHFDKNFTVDASTSYSINKNIRLFVELNNIFNEPNRYYMGIKSRVENISYSGIRGQLGVNFNF, from the coding sequence ATGTTACGAAGAAGATTTTTTTTAACAACTGCAGCATGCTTTTTACTGGGAGGTTTTGCCATTGCCCAAACATCGGTACATGGTGTGGTTGTAGATAATCAGGGAAATCTGCCTAATGCTTTAATCTATCTGGAAAATAAAGCTGAGAAAATAACTTCCAATACAGACGGATCATTTACTTTAAGTAATATTCCTGATGGAAGTTATAGACTTGTAGTGGAATATACCGGTTATGAAAATGCCTATCTGGATTTTACAATAGCAGATAAAAAACCGATAGATTTCGGGCCTATCAAAATAGGTGAAAAGAAAATAAAGGAAAATAGTATTCAGGAGGTCGTGGTAGCCAGCGTATACAAAGCATCCCAGGCAAGAGCTATTACGATGAAGAGGAATTCCAATACCATTACGGAGGTTTTAAGTGCAGACGCTATTGGTAAACTTCCAGACCGTAATGCCGCTGATGCGGTACAACGAATGCAGGGTGTTTCAATTGAGAGAGATATGGGAGAAGGACGTTTTGTTGCCGTTCGTGGAACTCCTGTACAATGGACAGCTTCAACATTAAATGGAAACAGAATGCCCAGCGCGAGTGGTGACAATGCCAACAGAGGGGTTCAGATGGATATTTTCCCCTCAGAATTGATACAGAATGTACGTTTATCAAAAGCCTTAACTCCCGATCTTGATGGGGATGCTATAGGTGGAAATGTAGATTTTATTACAAAAACATCCCCAAATAAAGAAACATTGGCTATCAGTACATCTACCGGATACGTCAATATGTCCAAATCCCCTACTTTTAACTCCTCTATTGTCTATGGAAACAAAATTACAGATAAACTGAAATTTATTTCCTCTGCCGTCATATGGGAACGATCCGGAGCCATAGATCAAATGCGTAATATTTTTAACTATGGACTTACAGATCCTGTATCCTCCTATTCTATCAATCAACTGCAGTTACGTGATTACGTTGCAAACAGAAGAACATTAGGTTTCAACTATGCGATGGATTATGATATCAACAGTAAAAACAAATTATACTTCAAGGGCTTGTATAGTCAGTATAAAGATGGACAATCTGTAAGAGAAACTTATTTTAATTTTGATAATAAAAATGTGACTTTACAAGCCAGACATGCTGATTATCTTACCGATTTATATTCTATGCAGTTTGGTGGAAACCATCAGGTCGGTCAACGTTTAGAAATAGACTGGTCTTTATCCAAAGCAAGATCGGCTTTTAAATTTAACTCTCCCAAGCAATTGGAAGAACATGAGAGAGGCTATCCTATCGTCAACTTTGTACAACCAATGACTTATGGAAATCTGGCTTCTGATGGCAGGAAATATTTTGCCATGGATGCCCCAAATGGTGTTGGTGATCCAAACGGCTACACCTTACCCTATAATCAAAATCCTATATCGGGAAATCAGCTGAAGCTCAATCAGGTTATTCTCAGTCAAAACAGGAACAGTGAAACCGACCTTCGTGGGCAAGTCGACCTGAAATATAATGTAGCAGAAAATTTCAAGCTCCAATTCGGAACCAAATTCGATAATAAGGAAAAGGTTGTAGATGCTGCTGTATTGGTATGGATGCCCAAATCAGCATTGGGAGTTCCAGGAGCTCCGGTAAGTTATATGAATCAATTTGAGCAAATAGCCTTTCCATTTAATGGAGGTTTTATGAATCCTATTGGTAATCCATATAATTCTGTTATTATTAATCAGATCACCAACGGGCAAATTGATCAGTTCTACAACAGTGATACTCAAAATAATCTGGGTCTCTCACAGGTAAGCGGAAAAAACAGTAATTCTAATGTAACAAGCTCTTATCGGGGACAGGAAAATGTTTGGGCAGCCTATCTGATGGGAACCTGGAAAATAAATGAAAATTTACAGTTCCTGGGTGGAGTAAGAAATGAATATAATAATATCTCTTTCTTCGGTAAAAAGGTAATTTCAGATAACAAAGGATCTAAAGTAGAAGATATTAAAGATGGTAAAAAATACAATGTATTTCTTCCTATGGTTAATATGAAATGGAATCTTACTAAGAATCAAATCGTAAGAGCTGCATATACAAGATCTTTTGCAAGACCTGATTTCAATGATCTGAACCCTGGAACTATCGTTAATGACCTTGCCAATACAGTAACCCAGGGAAACACTCAGCTAAATCCTACGTTCTCTAATAATTTTGATCTGATGTTCGAAAATTATTTTGGAAAGCTGGATCTGATCACGGCCGGAGCTTTCTATAAAGATATTACTGATTTGATCTACAAGGATCAGTCTATTGTAAGTGTGAATGGACTTCCTTATACATTCACAACTCCTAAGAATTTAGAAGGTGCCAAGCTATATGGTTTTGAAGTAGGAATTTCTAAACGTTTAGAAAATTTACCCGGATTTCTGAAAAATATTGGTTTCGAAGGAAACTATACCTATATCGCGTCGGAAATGAAAATGCCCGTATATGAAAATGGCAAACAGACCGGAACGATGAAAACCACAATTCCAAATCAGGCGAAGCATATCTTTAATACGATACTATTCTATGAAACCAGTAAGTTCATGCTTCGATTAGCAGGAAATTATAAAGGTGATTATGTAAGTGAAATAAGAACGGCTGCAGGTCCGGATCATTATCAGCACTTTGACAAAAATTTCACTGTTGATGCTTCTACCTCATATAGTATCAATAAAAACATCAGACTGTTTGTAGAATTGAATAATATTTTCAACGAACCCAATCGCTATTATATGGGAATAAAATCCAGAGTTGAAAACATTTCTTATTCAGGGATCAGAGGTCAACTTGGTGTAAACTTTAATTTTTAA
- a CDS encoding DUF6896 domain-containing protein has translation MERTIEEIKVQSIDKLPPIDYIKNIPRNKKLKILFDKSIQGLRENVGKDLRMQLSGFQIAIHTIEPEINIVKLITDEEIIANQVFFENCAKDYRKLGEELVFMFAHKKKIRFNHKFPSIMFNHFKGKEQKGKVGDWKYFIHGFHCHFGNINTKQEIEVPFMFGMEFGDLDPYFFIQFIKSSTKYYPLPVNIYEDFADGQRIIEVMLNLDLFEKITSNFKDHTGVVVADRDKVEIAVFNDNEEYYHPKFNLLEFLGLKRKNLQ, from the coding sequence TTGGAAAGAACAATAGAGGAAATCAAAGTTCAATCAATTGACAAGCTTCCACCGATTGATTATATCAAAAATATTCCTCGAAACAAAAAACTTAAAATATTATTTGACAAATCTATTCAGGGTTTAAGAGAGAATGTTGGAAAGGATTTAAGAATGCAACTTTCAGGTTTTCAAATTGCTATTCATACTATTGAACCTGAAATCAACATTGTCAAGTTGATTACTGATGAAGAGATTATTGCAAATCAAGTGTTTTTTGAAAACTGTGCAAAGGACTACCGAAAGCTCGGTGAAGAATTGGTTTTCATGTTTGCTCACAAGAAAAAAATAAGATTTAATCACAAATTTCCATCTATAATGTTTAATCATTTTAAAGGAAAAGAACAAAAGGGAAAAGTAGGAGATTGGAAGTACTTCATTCACGGTTTTCATTGTCATTTTGGAAATATTAACACAAAACAAGAGATTGAAGTTCCTTTTATGTTTGGGATGGAATTTGGAGATTTAGATCCTTATTTTTTTATACAATTTATAAAGTCTTCTACAAAATACTATCCTTTACCTGTAAATATATATGAAGATTTTGCCGATGGACAAAGAATCATTGAAGTTATGTTGAATCTTGACTTATTTGAAAAAATTACTTCAAATTTTAAAGATCATACTGGAGTTGTAGTAGCTGATAGGGATAAAGTTGAAATTGCAGTTTTTAATGATAATGAAGAATATTACCATCCTAAATTTAATTTATTAGAATTTTTAGGGCTTAAACGTAAAAATTTACAGTAA
- a CDS encoding DoxX family protein, translated as MKTSKILNISLWTVQIFLSTSLIWASSMKLFQPIDELSKMWPWTAENRGLVIITGIVDAAAAIGLILPNLINPKTRFTIYAAYGVILLMISASIFHISRGEISQIGINIFFLLISVYIVWGKNKQLGKLNSIDKIN; from the coding sequence ATGAAAACATCAAAAATTTTAAATATCTCACTCTGGACCGTACAAATTTTCCTGTCTACATCTCTAATTTGGGCATCTTCAATGAAACTCTTTCAACCTATCGATGAACTATCTAAAATGTGGCCATGGACTGCTGAAAACAGAGGATTAGTAATTATAACCGGCATTGTTGATGCAGCAGCAGCGATCGGGCTTATTTTGCCAAATCTAATCAACCCAAAAACCAGATTCACAATATATGCGGCTTATGGAGTAATCCTATTAATGATTTCAGCTTCAATTTTTCACATTTCCCGTGGAGAAATCTCACAGATCGGAATCAATATATTCTTTCTGCTTATTTCCGTTTATATTGTATGGGGTAAAAACAAACAACTGGGAAAATTAAATTCAATCGACAAAATCAATTAA
- a CDS encoding AraC family transcriptional regulator: MLYIIMVVILQAIITLAVLLFLAQNRKSFLNMLLLYIVTVILDMGYEYFIINRFGYESILYEIPGSLRIFKGLIFLYITFNFIEIKWRDKLKYLLYPFSMIVLLHTFALSAKLFGYQEADAIIHFYKTYFVNYYIHYWACSLIICIFLLYKYQNKIQNPLFKQFRLFLSFILASMLAFWCSFKFGFDILLFQKIYTLLFLVQFAWILYVYVLTHQEQLKKNMQQPVVEVVIKEKYQYKDLSKIDFEKIKIRIEEFYSESQEYLEDTFTLDHLARHLSVSRTDLTITFNQYLTSNFHEYTNRNRVLRFKRMLEEEPGANVTDLAYQCGFKSKSTFYKYFKKEFNCLPTEYAF, from the coding sequence ATGTTGTACATTATAATGGTTGTCATTCTGCAGGCAATTATTACGCTTGCCGTTTTACTTTTTCTGGCTCAAAACAGAAAATCTTTCCTCAATATGCTACTGCTATATATTGTAACTGTCATATTGGATATGGGTTATGAGTACTTCATTATAAATAGGTTTGGTTATGAATCTATTCTTTATGAAATCCCTGGAAGCTTAAGGATCTTTAAAGGCTTAATATTTTTATATATTACTTTTAATTTTATAGAAATCAAATGGCGTGATAAGTTAAAGTATTTACTGTACCCTTTCTCTATGATCGTTCTGCTTCATACTTTTGCTTTATCGGCTAAGTTGTTTGGGTACCAAGAGGCGGATGCTATTATTCATTTCTACAAAACCTATTTCGTTAACTATTACATTCATTATTGGGCATGTAGTCTTATCATTTGTATTTTCCTATTGTATAAATATCAGAATAAGATCCAAAATCCTTTATTTAAACAATTTCGTTTATTTCTGTCTTTTATCTTAGCCAGCATGTTAGCATTTTGGTGCAGTTTTAAATTTGGTTTTGATATTCTCTTGTTTCAAAAAATATATACCCTTTTATTCCTGGTTCAGTTTGCCTGGATTTTGTACGTTTATGTTTTAACGCACCAGGAGCAGCTCAAAAAAAATATGCAGCAACCTGTTGTAGAGGTTGTCATTAAGGAAAAATACCAGTATAAAGACTTATCTAAAATAGATTTTGAAAAAATAAAAATCCGTATAGAAGAATTTTATAGTGAAAGTCAGGAATATCTGGAAGATACCTTTACATTAGATCATCTTGCCCGGCATTTATCTGTTTCCAGAACGGATCTTACCATTACTTTTAACCAGTATCTTACTTCCAATTTCCATGAATACACCAATCGAAACAGGGTATTACGGTTCAAACGTATGTTGGAAGAAGAACCTGGTGCCAATGTTACAGATCTCGCTTACCAGTGTGGCTTCAAGTCTAAATCTACTTTTTACAAATATTTCAAAAAGGAATTCAACTGCCTTCCAACCGAGTATGCGTTCTAG
- a CDS encoding winged helix-turn-helix transcriptional regulator yields the protein MLSKGGCPKTMLSIKDALDAVEGKWKLLILFSLSEKPKRFKELSKEVIGITDKMLSKELKLLETNKLIEREAFDTVPPKVQYSITEHGLSLEKVLDELHFWGLSHRSRILSEW from the coding sequence ATGTTATCAAAAGGGGGATGTCCTAAAACTATGCTTTCTATCAAGGATGCTTTGGATGCTGTAGAAGGGAAATGGAAATTGCTTATTTTATTTTCTTTATCTGAAAAACCTAAAAGATTTAAAGAACTTTCAAAAGAAGTTATTGGAATAACAGATAAAATGCTATCCAAAGAACTGAAGCTTTTGGAAACGAATAAACTTATCGAAAGGGAAGCTTTTGATACAGTTCCACCAAAAGTGCAATATTCTATTACCGAACACGGTTTGTCCCTTGAAAAGGTGCTGGATGAATTACATTTTTGGGGACTGTCTCATCGGTCAAGAATTCTAAGCGAATGGTAG
- a CDS encoding GNAT family N-acetyltransferase, whose product MIEIKKLEKLPSNPTINWGFNGYETDTIFVVSAIEMNNTFEFSLREKKQQYKKIWETSPDDITELNEIIEQGHSFGAYEEDELVGWLIAEFREWNNSYYIENILIDEKFRGQDIGKQLLKKANREARNLKCRIVELETQNTNYPAIKFYQRAGFALTGINTKLYNNSTETALYMSFDVE is encoded by the coding sequence ATGATAGAAATTAAAAAACTGGAAAAACTCCCATCTAATCCAACGATCAATTGGGGATTTAATGGATATGAAACAGATACCATATTTGTAGTTTCCGCCATTGAAATGAATAATACTTTTGAATTTTCGTTGAGAGAGAAAAAACAACAGTATAAAAAGATATGGGAAACAAGTCCTGATGATATCACTGAACTCAATGAAATAATAGAACAGGGACATTCTTTTGGAGCCTATGAAGAAGATGAATTAGTAGGGTGGCTGATCGCTGAATTCAGGGAATGGAATAACAGCTATTACATAGAAAATATTCTGATCGATGAAAAATTCAGAGGGCAGGATATCGGAAAGCAACTTCTAAAAAAGGCAAACAGAGAAGCCAGAAATTTAAAGTGCAGAATAGTGGAACTGGAAACTCAAAACACCAACTACCCTGCTATAAAATTCTATCAGCGGGCAGGATTTGCCTTAACAGGAATCAATACCAAGCTGTATAATAATTCTACAGAAACGGCTTTATATATGAGTTTTGATGTCGAATAA
- a CDS encoding TetR/AcrR family transcriptional regulator — MAGRPKIFDEHQAIEKAIHVFKDKGYDTASADELLNAMGIGKGSFYLAFKGGKRELYIRSIEQFAEGFNNSFLEQLSKSDNQIEFIKQFFLKLAEAHNCDEERGCYLGNALVQLSDKDNEVKRISVGFLKNLQQVFAEAIRKAQSTGQIKNNEEAEILAWHLTNLWNGLHVTRRMEDSPKIFRSLIEMNLKILE; from the coding sequence ATGGCAGGGAGACCTAAAATATTCGACGAACATCAGGCTATTGAGAAAGCAATTCATGTTTTCAAAGATAAAGGCTACGATACTGCTTCTGCGGATGAGCTACTGAATGCGATGGGTATAGGAAAAGGAAGTTTCTATCTTGCTTTTAAAGGTGGAAAACGTGAATTGTATATTCGTTCTATTGAACAGTTTGCGGAAGGTTTTAATAACAGTTTTCTAGAACAACTTTCCAAATCAGATAATCAAATTGAATTCATCAAGCAATTCTTTTTGAAATTAGCTGAAGCACACAATTGCGATGAAGAACGTGGATGTTACCTTGGAAATGCTTTGGTACAACTCTCTGACAAAGACAATGAGGTAAAACGGATCTCTGTTGGTTTTCTTAAAAATTTACAGCAGGTATTTGCAGAAGCAATTAGAAAAGCACAATCCACCGGGCAAATAAAAAATAATGAAGAGGCCGAAATTTTAGCCTGGCATCTTACTAATTTGTGGAATGGACTTCATGTGACCAGACGCATGGAAGATTCACCCAAAATATTTCGCTCCCTTATTGAAATGAATTTAAAAATACTCGAATAA
- a CDS encoding helix-turn-helix transcriptional regulator, producing MKFNNIQSCYLGPEISPEQFIPEHFFLFLLKGSMISYDGYKHYTMKPGDYCIARKNHLVRYTKHKEDGVFEKVIISFDEAFLRKFLERHPYSVEPTENNDSFLFINEDKLIKNFIHSLEPYYNGTEQLDSIFVDIKREELLMILLKNNPELKNIFFNFNVPYKIDLESFMNHNFKFNISLERFAFMTGRSLSTFKREFKTIFNMPPGKWLMNKRLQEAYFLLDKEHKKPTEIYIDLGFEDLSHFSYVFKKQYGFSPAHLSHKTVL from the coding sequence TTGAAATTTAACAACATACAATCCTGCTACCTCGGTCCTGAGATATCACCGGAACAATTCATCCCGGAGCATTTCTTTCTATTTTTACTGAAGGGCTCCATGATTTCATATGACGGTTATAAACACTACACTATGAAACCGGGAGACTATTGTATTGCAAGGAAAAATCATCTGGTACGGTATACAAAGCATAAGGAAGATGGAGTCTTTGAGAAAGTAATTATATCTTTTGATGAAGCATTTTTAAGAAAATTTCTGGAACGTCACCCCTACTCTGTAGAACCAACAGAAAACAATGACTCTTTCCTGTTCATTAATGAAGATAAACTGATTAAAAATTTTATCCACTCATTAGAACCATATTATAACGGGACTGAGCAGTTGGACAGTATTTTTGTTGATATTAAAAGAGAGGAACTATTAATGATCTTATTAAAAAACAATCCTGAATTGAAAAATATCTTTTTCAATTTTAATGTTCCTTATAAAATCGATCTGGAATCTTTTATGAACCATAATTTTAAATTCAACATCAGTCTGGAACGTTTTGCTTTTATGACGGGACGGAGTTTATCTACTTTTAAACGTGAATTTAAAACCATCTTCAATATGCCTCCGGGTAAATGGTTAATGAATAAACGTTTGCAGGAAGCTTATTTTTTGCTGGATAAAGAACATAAAAAACCTACAGAAATTTATATCGATCTCGGTTTCGAAGATCTCTCCCACTTCTCTTATGTTTTCAAAAAACAGTATGGCTTCTCTCCAGCACATTTGAGTCATAAAACAGTTTTGTAA
- a CDS encoding DUF2268 domain-containing protein, with the protein MKRTTLLIFSVVTVYFCSTNQKLNPENSFERDLNKVADSIKVNDIVVKNLFKYQILAHRNDSFDERMIVDKVYKSHQKLWDSCYAAIFGEKNAGLYNNPEGMIQWNKTLYPKHKAEFDSKTKKLLKLNLNRILTTNLKKFSQMVPYQPKATISILFTPFTGIGFGGCKADQFALELNNDSTDPEFTLEKGLPHELNHLVYEKFRNHDINKNSALSQTIDEGFACYFTWIFFEGKMERYHAVENMSQENWSWYLKNEKKIFMSVKPYFSDTSGDNPLLQNDKKKLFPQAPKTLNYWLGFRIVEKYVEKHGTNSWKDIYKLTPKEVLDKSGYENYINSL; encoded by the coding sequence ATGAAAAGAACAACTTTATTAATATTCTCTGTTGTGACCGTATATTTTTGTTCAACAAACCAAAAATTAAATCCCGAAAATTCTTTTGAAAGAGATCTTAATAAAGTGGCTGACAGTATCAAGGTGAATGATATAGTGGTTAAAAATCTTTTCAAGTATCAGATACTGGCGCATCGTAATGATTCTTTTGATGAAAGGATGATCGTTGACAAAGTATACAAATCCCATCAAAAACTTTGGGATAGTTGCTATGCTGCGATTTTTGGTGAAAAAAATGCTGGCTTATATAATAATCCTGAAGGTATGATACAATGGAATAAAACGTTGTATCCAAAACATAAAGCTGAATTTGATAGTAAGACAAAGAAACTTTTAAAACTGAATCTCAACCGGATATTAACAACAAATCTAAAAAAGTTCAGCCAGATGGTACCATATCAACCTAAAGCTACCATAAGTATACTTTTTACACCATTTACAGGAATCGGTTTCGGTGGCTGTAAGGCTGATCAGTTTGCACTTGAACTGAATAATGACAGTACAGATCCTGAATTTACATTGGAAAAAGGTTTACCACATGAGCTCAACCATCTTGTTTATGAAAAGTTCAGGAACCACGACATTAACAAAAATTCTGCATTAAGCCAAACAATTGATGAAGGTTTTGCATGTTATTTTACCTGGATATTTTTTGAAGGTAAAATGGAAAGATATCATGCTGTAGAAAATATGTCACAGGAAAATTGGTCCTGGTATCTTAAAAATGAAAAAAAGATCTTTATGAGCGTGAAACCCTATTTTTCAGATACTTCAGGAGATAATCCATTATTGCAGAATGATAAGAAAAAACTTTTCCCACAAGCTCCAAAGACCTTGAATTATTGGCTGGGATTCAGGATCGTAGAAAAATATGTAGAGAAACACGGAACGAATTCCTGGAAAGATATTTATAAGCTTACCCCAAAAGAGGTGCTTGATAAAAGTGGTTATGAAAATTATATTAATTCTTTATAA
- a CDS encoding SDR family oxidoreductase yields MNITNNTILITGGGSGIGLEIAKALNPSNKVIIVGRNKEKLDAAAKDLDNVFTIQADITDENDVNRLVEEIKTNFGELNILINNAANAYAYTLSDSSDTYTKALAEFTTNYFAPIRLTEKLLPLLKQQNEAAIVNVSSIVAFVPGSHVPTYSDSKAALRSYTRLLRYELAKDTSVKVFELMPPLVNTEFSVEIGGRENGIPASEVAGDLIKAFQNDVYEVRVGNTELLYNNFFASSEAAFSTFNN; encoded by the coding sequence ATGAACATTACAAACAACACTATCCTTATTACAGGAGGAGGATCAGGAATCGGTTTAGAAATTGCAAAAGCATTGAACCCATCAAACAAAGTTATCATTGTAGGAAGAAACAAGGAAAAGCTGGATGCTGCGGCTAAAGATTTAGACAATGTTTTCACCATTCAGGCTGATATTACAGATGAAAATGATGTTAACAGATTGGTAGAGGAAATCAAAACTAATTTTGGGGAATTAAATATCCTGATTAATAATGCAGCTAATGCTTATGCATATACACTTTCTGATTCTTCGGATACCTACACCAAAGCTTTAGCGGAATTTACAACTAATTACTTCGCACCTATCCGCTTGACAGAAAAATTGCTTCCTTTATTAAAACAACAGAATGAAGCTGCAATAGTAAATGTCTCTTCTATTGTAGCATTTGTTCCTGGATCTCATGTACCGACTTACTCAGATTCTAAAGCTGCTCTACGTTCTTACACAAGATTACTACGATATGAATTGGCAAAAGACACGAGTGTAAAAGTTTTTGAATTAATGCCGCCTTTAGTAAACACTGAATTTTCAGTAGAAATTGGTGGTCGTGAAAATGGCATCCCAGCTTCTGAAGTAGCCGGAGATCTGATAAAAGCATTTCAGAATGATGTTTACGAAGTACGTGTTGGAAATACTGAATTATTGTATAACAATTTCTTTGCAAGTTCAGAAGCTGCTTTCAGTACATTCAATAATTAA
- a CDS encoding SDR family oxidoreductase, producing the protein MENLESRKTVLVTGGTGFVGIHTILQLLQQGYKVKTTIRSLAKKDVVLKALEEGGITDFTLLSFYETDLTSDRNWDEAVKGCDYVLHVASPFPAQDPKDENELIIPARDGALRVLKASRGAGVKRVVLTSSFAAVGYSNDTKGHIFTEKDWTDVNADLPPYIKSKTVAEKTAWEFIEKEGNGMELTVINPVGIFGPIVGGISSASLDIAVAGIIDGTTNYNPNFTMGVVDVRDVADIHIKAMLHPNAAGERFIATSEGVMAFYDVAQLIKAKRPEYSSSIQDLSPIGRDFYKEISNEKAKTILHWIPKSREEALLASADSLKVKA; encoded by the coding sequence ATGGAAAATTTAGAGTCAAGAAAAACAGTATTAGTAACAGGTGGGACAGGATTCGTAGGAATACATACCATCCTCCAATTATTACAGCAGGGATATAAAGTAAAAACAACAATCCGTTCGCTTGCTAAAAAAGATGTTGTATTGAAAGCATTAGAAGAAGGTGGAATTACAGATTTCACGCTCCTTTCATTTTATGAAACAGATCTTACAAGTGATCGTAATTGGGATGAAGCTGTAAAAGGTTGTGATTATGTGCTTCATGTGGCATCTCCCTTCCCTGCTCAGGATCCGAAAGACGAAAATGAACTGATCATTCCCGCCAGAGATGGCGCTTTACGTGTATTAAAAGCTTCCCGTGGTGCAGGCGTAAAAAGAGTAGTACTTACCTCATCTTTTGCGGCAGTGGGCTACAGTAATGACACGAAAGGACATATTTTCACGGAAAAGGACTGGACAGATGTAAATGCAGATCTTCCACCGTATATCAAATCAAAGACCGTAGCTGAAAAAACCGCCTGGGAATTTATTGAAAAAGAAGGTAATGGTATGGAGTTAACCGTTATTAATCCTGTCGGGATTTTTGGTCCAATTGTAGGGGGAATTTCTTCCGCGTCATTGGATATTGCCGTTGCAGGAATTATTGATGGGACAACCAATTACAATCCAAACTTTACGATGGGAGTAGTTGACGTCAGAGATGTTGCAGATATTCATATCAAAGCAATGCTCCATCCGAATGCTGCAGGAGAAAGGTTCATTGCTACTTCTGAAGGAGTAATGGCATTTTATGATGTAGCACAACTTATTAAAGCAAAAAGACCAGAGTATTCTTCAAGCATTCAGGATCTGAGTCCTATCGGAAGGGATTTTTATAAAGAAATTTCTAATGAAAAGGCAAAAACAATATTACACTGGATTCCCAAAAGCAGAGAAGAGGCACTATTAGCGAGTGCAGACAGTTTAAAGGTAAAAGCATAA